The genomic region GGCGCGCGGCATCGTCACGCTCGACGGTCGGCACCGGCGATCCACCGGCCTCGATGAACCGGCCGAAGATCATCTTCCCCGCGGTCGTCTGCAGAACGCTGGTCACGACGATCTCGATGGTCTTGCCGATCAGTTTGCGCGCGTTGTCCACGACGACCATCGTGCCATCGTCCAGGTACGCCACACCCTGGTTGTACTCCTTGCCTTCCTTGAGGATGAAGACCTTCATCACCTCGCCGGGCAGCACCACGGGCTTGAGCGCATTGGCCAGTTCGTTGATGTTCAACACGGCCACGCCCCGGAGTTGCGCGACCTTGTTCAGGTTGAAGTCATTCGTGACGATCTTGCCCTGGAGCGACCGGGCCAGCTCGATCAGTTTCAGGTCGACTTCCCGCACCTCGGGGAAGTCGATATCGGAGATCATGACTTCCGCGCCCGTCATTTTCTGGATCTTCTGGAGGATGTCGAGCCCGCGCCGGCCGCGGTTGCGCCGCATGGTGTCGCTGGAATCCGCAATCTGCTGGAGTTCCTTGAGCACGAACTGCGGGATGACCAGGGTCCCATCGAGGAAGCCCGTCTCGCAGACGTCCGCGATACGGCCGTCGATGATCACGCTGGTATCGAGCACTTTGTAGCGACGCTGAGGGCCGGCCGCCCGGAACAGCGTAATCAGTCTGGTCGGCTCCAGCCACTCGCCGTGCCGGCCCCCGACGACCAGCCCGAGATACGTCATCGCCAGGTAGACGAAGCTGTGCAGAAACTCGATCCGGGCGTCGGTCGTGCCAAACCAGAAGAGCCCGGCGCCCATGACATTGGCGAAGCCCAGGCCGATTGATCCGCCAATCAGGGCCCCCAGCAGGTGGGTGACACTGACGGCCCGCAATCGCCATTCGAGGAGGATACCAAGCAGCGCGA from Acidobacteriota bacterium harbors:
- a CDS encoding TRAM domain-containing protein, which produces MAWFILVRLLFLSGVAFAAGTFQPVSGAGLTINVAGGAALALLGILLEWRLRAVSVTHLLGALIGGSIGLGFANVMGAGLFWFGTTDARIEFLHSFVYLAMTYLGLVVGGRHGEWLEPTRLITLFRAAGPQRRYKVLDTSVIIDGRIADVCETGFLDGTLVIPQFVLKELQQIADSSDTMRRNRGRRGLDILQKIQKMTGAEVMISDIDFPEVREVDLKLIELARSLQGKIVTNDFNLNKVAQLRGVAVLNINELANALKPVVLPGEVMKVFILKEGKEYNQGVAYLDDGTMVVVDNARKLIGKTIEIVVTSVLQTTAGKMIFGRFIEAGGSPVPTVERDDAARRSKNAPQPAGLPAAGPNGT